The Candidatus Zymogenaceae bacterium genome has a window encoding:
- a CDS encoding DNA-directed RNA polymerase subunit omega, producing MARITVEDCLDKVDNRFELVHLAAMRTKQLRRGSALLVGSTENKDIVRSLREIAAGKVNFKNIQELKVPDEDLFEAYNEEEDELNREEEIPEDAQKRSASKADDDTEEVLDEDLEEDEEDEDDDTAEDDD from the coding sequence ATGGCGAGAATAACCGTTGAAGACTGTCTGGACAAGGTGGACAATCGATTTGAGCTTGTGCACCTGGCGGCGATGAGAACAAAACAATTGAGGAGGGGATCGGCCCTGCTCGTCGGCTCGACGGAAAACAAGGACATCGTCCGATCCCTGCGGGAGATCGCCGCGGGGAAGGTCAACTTCAAGAACATCCAGGAGTTGAAGGTTCCGGACGAAGACCTCTTCGAGGCGTACAACGAGGAAGAGGACGAGCTGAATCGGGAGGAGGAAATCCCGGAGGATGCACAGAAGAGATCAGCGTCCAAGGCCGACGATGACACGGAAGAGGTCCTCGACGAAGACCTGGAGGAAGACGAAGAGGACGAGGACGACGACACAGCGGAAGATGATGACTGA
- a CDS encoding protease inhibitor I42 family protein → MKNKGVFFCVIMLVLMMIGVGCSQVKMSTKKTIILSQNTVTDVRVGDVLSVVREEQPREKTFWEMTVGDGDPVEFLVEETHSHKPIIQDNPTDYPKTKIWKFVARETGEYTIVFNIRYFSGESRVILDTVEYPLSILP, encoded by the coding sequence ATGAAGAATAAGGGAGTTTTCTTTTGTGTGATCATGTTGGTCCTGATGATGATCGGGGTCGGCTGCTCACAGGTGAAAATGTCCACGAAAAAGACGATCATCCTCTCACAGAACACGGTCACCGACGTTCGGGTCGGTGATGTACTCTCGGTGGTCAGGGAGGAGCAGCCCAGGGAGAAGACGTTCTGGGAGATGACCGTGGGCGACGGTGATCCGGTTGAATTCCTCGTCGAGGAGACGCACAGCCACAAGCCGATCATTCAGGACAATCCGACGGACTATCCAAAGACGAAAATCTGGAAGTTCGTCGCCAGGGAGACGGGTGAGTATACGATCGTGTTCAACATCCGATACTTTTCCGGTGAAAGCCGGGTGATTCTCGATACCGTCGAGTACCCGCTTTCAATACTTCCCTGA
- a CDS encoding ABC transporter ATP-binding protein, whose product MIEVHNLTKNYGPVAALKDVSFTVKKGEVLGFLGPNGAGKTTTMSILTCLFPPTGGSARVAGYDVLEDPIKVKEHIGYMPENISLYSDMIVLSYLSFVAELKGVPSKRIAADVDKAIASTELENVAHRGIGKLSRGYLQRVGIAQALMGDPPVLILDEPTIGLDPMQIIAIRNLIESLAGERTVILCSHILPEVSQVCERLIIINRGELVAVDTPGNLQKRLITTDRLKAVVSGPKNKVEKAISRITGVKGVTAGEDSPVGTVYHVMLERQAEIRAEIARAVVGGGFDLIELKNEDVTLEEIFINLVTEEREV is encoded by the coding sequence ATGATAGAGGTACACAATCTCACGAAAAATTACGGACCGGTGGCGGCCCTGAAGGATGTTTCGTTCACCGTGAAAAAGGGGGAGGTGCTCGGTTTTCTGGGCCCCAACGGCGCCGGCAAGACCACCACCATGTCCATTCTCACCTGCCTGTTTCCCCCCACCGGAGGAAGTGCGCGAGTCGCAGGCTACGACGTGCTTGAGGATCCGATCAAGGTCAAGGAGCATATCGGGTACATGCCCGAGAACATATCGCTCTATTCAGACATGATCGTGTTGTCCTATCTCTCTTTCGTCGCAGAGCTCAAGGGAGTGCCCTCAAAAAGGATTGCGGCTGATGTCGACAAGGCCATCGCCTCAACGGAGCTCGAAAACGTCGCGCATCGGGGCATCGGGAAGCTCTCCCGGGGATACCTCCAGCGGGTGGGTATCGCCCAGGCCCTCATGGGCGATCCCCCGGTGCTCATCCTGGACGAACCGACCATCGGCCTTGACCCGATGCAGATCATCGCCATCAGGAACCTGATCGAATCCCTGGCGGGCGAGCGCACGGTCATCCTCTGCAGCCATATCCTCCCGGAGGTCAGCCAGGTCTGTGAGCGGTTGATTATCATCAACAGGGGAGAGCTGGTGGCGGTGGACACCCCCGGAAATCTCCAGAAGAGACTGATAACAACAGACAGGCTGAAGGCCGTGGTTTCGGGTCCCAAAAACAAGGTGGAAAAAGCCATCTCACGGATCACCGGAGTGAAAGGGGTGACCGCCGGCGAGGATTCACCCGTCGGGACGGTCTATCACGTCATGCTGGAACGCCAGGCGGAAATTCGGGCGGAGATCGCCCGGGCGGTGGTGGGGGGCGGCTTCGACCTGATTGAACTCAAAAACGAGGATGTGACGCTAGAGGAGATTTTCATCAACCTGGTCACGGAAGAGAGGGAGGTATAG
- a CDS encoding DUF4340 domain-containing protein, with translation MAGEEVENMKPKTLLILVVSFLVVIGVYLGLEKLYLPKTEEKKAKEEKVFPINEEDVTDIELVSPDGTIVLKKGDGAWEMTTPVRTAADNGEVASLISFALDAKLQRDFGDPAEAGMDPTEFGLDEPVLTVTLFAGDDASRLLIGDETPEGEKLYVLVEHDDGETLGIIDSLVLADLNRDPRALREKNITPFYTDDVKRFSVTRKGKTVTSERVSGDDWIITEPVEFTADPTEIYDVLDYVTEAEAINFFDDEAEDLAPYGLDNPVITLVLTDNEGASSTLVIGDEGEDGDYYALWEGMPWVFTVGNAVKNKLTLTEESLMERILLDYTVADVTDFTLETEHDSFIVSRTEDGWEIEEPEKLKGDKTAVDDLLFEFKNLRFDEVVEKPTADAGRYGMDDPRLSLHVVYEEEEGGEKEASLIFGDEMSGGVYVRVIREDTDFVAFVTLDDPGVFSPTLFDLKDKSLLTFEPDDVERVVIDWEGDTYEIEKNKRKWTMISPEEADVSDETMTYLLLGVSDLAYYDVMYDTTENLEPFGLDEPVISISLFGAEGMELGGILLGEKDEEYGHYPAVSSDLPMVYAVESDLVEDVHFDMLDLQE, from the coding sequence GTGGCTGGTGAGGAGGTGGAGAACATGAAGCCGAAAACGCTTCTCATCCTGGTCGTTTCCTTTCTCGTGGTGATTGGCGTATACCTGGGGCTGGAAAAGCTGTACCTCCCGAAGACCGAGGAAAAAAAGGCGAAGGAGGAGAAGGTATTCCCGATCAACGAGGAGGACGTCACCGACATCGAGCTTGTGTCTCCCGATGGTACGATCGTCCTGAAAAAAGGTGACGGCGCATGGGAGATGACCACACCTGTACGAACGGCCGCGGACAACGGCGAGGTGGCGTCCCTCATCTCCTTCGCCCTGGACGCGAAACTACAGCGGGACTTCGGCGATCCCGCCGAGGCGGGCATGGATCCGACCGAGTTCGGCCTGGATGAGCCGGTGCTGACGGTGACGCTCTTTGCCGGGGACGACGCCTCACGGCTTCTCATCGGTGATGAGACCCCGGAAGGCGAAAAGCTCTATGTGTTGGTCGAACACGACGACGGCGAAACGCTGGGCATCATCGATTCCCTGGTGCTGGCGGACCTCAACAGGGACCCACGGGCCCTCAGGGAGAAGAACATCACCCCGTTTTACACGGACGACGTCAAGCGGTTTTCGGTCACGAGGAAAGGCAAAACCGTCACCTCCGAGCGGGTGAGCGGCGATGACTGGATTATCACCGAGCCGGTGGAATTCACCGCCGACCCGACCGAAATATACGACGTTCTGGATTACGTGACCGAGGCCGAGGCGATCAACTTCTTCGATGACGAGGCGGAGGACCTCGCCCCCTACGGCCTTGATAATCCGGTGATCACCCTGGTTCTCACCGACAATGAGGGCGCCTCATCCACCCTGGTGATCGGCGATGAGGGCGAAGACGGCGACTACTACGCCCTCTGGGAGGGGATGCCCTGGGTTTTTACCGTCGGCAATGCGGTGAAGAACAAGCTGACACTGACCGAAGAATCGTTGATGGAGCGAATCCTCCTCGATTACACCGTGGCAGATGTGACCGACTTTACCCTCGAGACCGAACATGATTCCTTCATCGTCTCCCGAACCGAGGACGGCTGGGAGATCGAGGAGCCGGAGAAGCTCAAGGGAGATAAAACCGCCGTCGACGATCTGCTCTTCGAATTCAAGAATTTGCGGTTCGACGAGGTGGTGGAGAAGCCGACGGCCGATGCCGGACGATACGGGATGGATGATCCCCGACTGTCCCTTCACGTCGTCTACGAGGAAGAAGAGGGCGGGGAAAAAGAGGCGAGCCTCATCTTCGGAGACGAAATGAGCGGCGGTGTGTACGTTCGTGTGATACGGGAGGATACGGATTTCGTGGCGTTTGTAACCCTGGACGATCCGGGCGTATTCTCCCCGACGCTTTTCGACCTCAAGGACAAGTCCCTCCTCACATTCGAGCCGGATGACGTGGAGCGGGTGGTTATCGACTGGGAGGGGGACACTTACGAGATCGAGAAGAATAAAAGGAAATGGACGATGATCTCGCCAGAGGAAGCGGATGTCTCCGACGAGACGATGACGTATCTTCTTTTGGGCGTATCGGACCTGGCCTATTACGATGTCATGTACGATACCACGGAGAACCTGGAACCCTTCGGGCTGGACGAGCCGGTGATTTCGATCTCGCTGTTCGGTGCCGAAGGTATGGAACTGGGCGGGATTTTATTGGGAGAAAAGGACGAGGAATACGGGCACTACCCCGCCGTATCCTCCGATCTGCCGATGGTATATGCGGTGGAGTCGGACCTGGTGGAGGATGTGCACTTTGATATGTTGGATTTGCAGGAATAA
- a CDS encoding proline--tRNA ligase, with product MKTAFGGNIIRYTRSLVRTRREDPGDAELVSHRLLLKGGFIRQVSAGVFDFAPLAYRVMKKIMDIIRQEMDRIDGQELLMPVLNPASLWIETGRYDIMGSELIRFKDRRGTDMCLAMTNEETVTDLARGYLSSYRDLPFMLYHIQTKIRDEARPRGGLIRVREFLMKDAYSFHRDVSDLMVYYERIYNAYVRTFQRMALPCVPVEADSGAMGGSASHEFILPAPGGEDTFTSCSSCGMAANVERAEVVVVPKDEPKDHPAAEEVHTPEMTTIESVASFFGVDTTHCLKAVAYEATLAPNEAPEVVVAFINGAYDVNETKLTNRLKAVDIAPAAPAVLTELGIVPGFISPVGAERAGVRILFDRTVLGESVYVVGGDKIDYHIKNAVRGRDFTVPETVDIASIREGDRCASCADGVITLLRGVELGHCFQLGTRYSKAMNLTYLNEEGKESLVEMGCYGIGVERAMASVVEANHDENGIIWPVSVAPCHVTVIPLGKDDDILDAAHDAAKDLAREFEVFLDDRPESAGVKFADADLLGFPLRVIVSRKLIAKGQVEVKVRRTGEVQIIDGHDLFEVCRNLIDMLANSEGVLIDEE from the coding sequence GTGAAAACAGCGTTCGGAGGAAATATCATACGATATACCCGATCACTGGTCCGCACCCGCCGGGAGGACCCGGGAGACGCGGAACTCGTCTCTCACAGGCTGTTGCTCAAGGGGGGATTCATTCGGCAGGTATCCGCAGGGGTGTTCGATTTCGCCCCCTTGGCGTACCGCGTCATGAAAAAGATTATGGATATCATCCGCCAGGAAATGGATCGTATCGACGGTCAGGAGCTCTTGATGCCGGTGTTGAATCCGGCCTCCCTCTGGATAGAGACCGGAAGGTACGACATCATGGGATCGGAGCTGATTCGCTTCAAGGACAGACGGGGCACCGATATGTGTCTTGCCATGACCAATGAGGAGACGGTGACCGATCTCGCCCGGGGATACCTCTCCTCCTATCGTGATCTCCCCTTCATGCTCTATCACATCCAGACCAAGATTCGTGATGAGGCAAGACCCCGGGGGGGGCTCATCAGGGTTCGGGAATTTTTGATGAAGGACGCCTACAGCTTTCACCGGGACGTGTCGGACCTGATGGTATATTACGAGCGCATCTATAACGCATACGTGCGCACCTTTCAGAGAATGGCGCTCCCGTGTGTGCCGGTGGAGGCCGATTCCGGGGCCATGGGAGGCAGTGCGTCCCATGAGTTCATCCTTCCCGCCCCCGGCGGCGAGGATACATTCACCTCCTGTTCTTCCTGCGGCATGGCAGCGAACGTGGAGCGGGCGGAGGTGGTGGTCGTACCGAAGGATGAGCCGAAGGATCACCCCGCGGCCGAGGAGGTGCACACCCCGGAGATGACCACCATAGAGAGCGTGGCTTCCTTTTTCGGTGTGGATACAACACACTGCCTGAAAGCCGTGGCCTATGAGGCGACGCTCGCCCCAAATGAGGCGCCGGAGGTGGTGGTGGCGTTTATAAACGGGGCCTATGACGTCAATGAGACGAAGCTCACCAACCGCCTGAAGGCGGTCGATATCGCCCCCGCCGCTCCCGCGGTTTTGACGGAGCTGGGCATCGTCCCCGGATTTATCTCTCCTGTGGGCGCCGAAAGGGCGGGCGTGCGGATTCTCTTCGATCGCACGGTACTGGGGGAGTCGGTGTATGTGGTAGGGGGAGACAAGATCGATTATCACATTAAAAACGCCGTTCGCGGACGGGACTTCACCGTCCCGGAGACGGTGGATATCGCCTCCATCCGGGAGGGAGATCGCTGCGCCTCGTGTGCCGACGGCGTCATCACGCTGCTTCGGGGCGTCGAGCTGGGCCACTGCTTTCAGCTCGGAACACGGTATTCGAAGGCAATGAACCTGACCTACCTGAACGAAGAGGGGAAGGAGTCGCTCGTCGAGATGGGCTGCTACGGCATCGGCGTGGAGCGGGCCATGGCGAGCGTCGTCGAGGCGAACCATGATGAAAACGGGATCATCTGGCCGGTGAGCGTCGCCCCGTGCCACGTCACCGTCATCCCCCTGGGCAAGGACGATGACATCCTGGATGCGGCGCACGACGCGGCGAAGGATTTGGCCCGTGAGTTCGAGGTCTTTCTGGATGATCGGCCGGAGAGCGCCGGCGTGAAATTTGCGGACGCCGACCTCCTCGGGTTTCCGTTGAGGGTGATTGTCAGCAGAAAGCTCATCGCGAAGGGACAGGTGGAGGTCAAGGTCAGGAGAACCGGGGAGGTACAGATCATTGACGGGCACGATCTTTTCGAGGTGTGCCGAAACCTGATTGATATGCTTGCAAACTCCGAAGGAGTACTGATAGATGAAGAATAA
- a CDS encoding GldG family protein → MNDTKKTVGETIKGFFGAVGGVFKRIGWKSITRGQLYGATSIASVVVVLGIIVVIMVFSYNHNTQFDLTHDKRYTLSPQTEKILADLQDDLEAVVFTPTSEPEYRQAISDYLDRYKYASGGSFHYRFVDPDLNPGEVEKYKVAEYNTVVFIYGDNQERAVIDEFDLFDKGEQTLTNAILKVVNAETKSVYFLINHGEKSLENDLGNAKIMLESQNYNVADLDLLNTPEIPEDAAVLIIAGPRTDLFPVELESIEAYLNRGGALLAMIEPGSLSNYEAYLTGFGLNIGNDLIIDTSLRAFGGDYFVPMISRYVNHPITVMLVESFLSYARSVMIDDEVDSDWVLTELAMTGEQAWAETNLTSDKAEYNEGADIPGPVPVAVIGYRNVGGDESEEVDDTADGSDESEESMAPEARFAVFGDSDFIVDGLITKGGNIDLFVNTVNWLAEQDDLVAITPKSKTSTPLSLSGRQVVLMLLVSLILIPLAVLVSGVVVWLVRRWRT, encoded by the coding sequence ATGAACGATACGAAAAAAACAGTGGGAGAAACCATAAAAGGCTTTTTCGGCGCCGTCGGCGGTGTCTTTAAACGCATCGGATGGAAGTCGATTACCCGGGGACAGCTCTACGGCGCAACCAGCATCGCCTCTGTGGTGGTCGTTCTGGGGATAATCGTGGTTATCATGGTGTTTTCATACAACCACAACACGCAGTTCGACCTGACTCACGACAAGCGCTATACCCTCTCGCCCCAGACCGAAAAAATCCTCGCAGACCTGCAAGATGACCTCGAAGCGGTGGTATTTACTCCCACCAGCGAGCCGGAGTACCGCCAGGCGATCTCCGATTACCTGGATCGATACAAGTATGCGTCAGGCGGATCCTTCCATTACCGCTTCGTGGATCCGGACCTGAATCCGGGGGAAGTGGAGAAATACAAGGTGGCCGAATACAATACCGTGGTTTTTATCTACGGGGACAACCAGGAGCGGGCGGTTATTGACGAGTTCGACCTGTTTGATAAGGGGGAACAGACCTTGACCAACGCCATCCTCAAGGTCGTCAACGCCGAAACGAAATCAGTATACTTCCTCATCAACCACGGGGAGAAATCTCTGGAAAATGATCTGGGTAACGCAAAAATCATGCTGGAAAGCCAGAACTACAATGTGGCCGATCTGGATCTGCTGAATACGCCCGAAATCCCGGAGGACGCGGCGGTTCTGATTATTGCCGGCCCCCGGACCGATCTTTTCCCGGTGGAGTTGGAATCGATCGAGGCATATCTGAATCGAGGCGGCGCACTCCTGGCAATGATCGAGCCGGGATCACTTTCCAATTACGAGGCGTATCTCACCGGCTTCGGCCTGAACATTGGAAACGACCTGATTATCGATACGTCGCTTCGGGCGTTCGGCGGGGATTATTTTGTACCGATGATCAGCAGGTATGTGAACCATCCCATAACCGTCATGCTTGTCGAGAGCTTCCTCAGTTATGCACGATCGGTGATGATAGACGACGAAGTGGACAGCGACTGGGTGCTGACGGAGCTTGCCATGACCGGCGAGCAGGCCTGGGCGGAGACGAACCTGACCTCCGACAAGGCTGAATACAACGAGGGCGCGGATATCCCCGGACCGGTGCCGGTGGCGGTTATCGGGTATCGGAATGTCGGAGGGGACGAATCAGAGGAAGTCGATGATACGGCGGACGGTTCGGACGAGTCGGAAGAATCCATGGCGCCGGAGGCGCGGTTCGCGGTTTTCGGTGATTCGGATTTCATCGTCGATGGACTCATTACGAAGGGTGGCAACATCGACCTCTTCGTGAACACCGTCAACTGGCTAGCCGAGCAGGACGACCTGGTGGCCATCACGCCCAAGTCCAAGACTTCTACTCCCCTGTCTCTCTCCGGCCGGCAGGTAGTACTGATGCTTCTCGTATCGTTGATTTTAATACCCCTCGCGGTGCTCGTGTCGGGAGTCGTCGTGTGGCTGGTGAGGAGGTGGAGAACATGA
- a CDS encoding ABC transporter permease subunit, with product MRNIWAIYKKEMRSYFISSIAYVILFIFSLISGYFFFAITATYSKMSFDYGQMPYYQGLLNIEEFVVRPLFSNLGVVMLFLIPMLTMRLVAEEKGSGTLKLLISYPVRDIDVLFAKYLAALSMLVAMLLLTFPVPLFLFLYGNPELGPLLSNYLGLFLLGGAFIALGIFASSITERQVVASVLTFGALILFWVINWAQELTELNLGIILEDLSIFTHFENFTKGIIITHDVVYYVLFTVFFLFLAYTALQSRSWRSN from the coding sequence ATGCGAAACATCTGGGCCATATATAAAAAAGAGATGCGGTCCTACTTCATTTCTTCGATCGCATACGTGATCCTGTTCATTTTCAGTCTCATCAGCGGGTATTTCTTCTTCGCCATTACCGCCACGTACAGCAAAATGAGCTTTGATTACGGCCAGATGCCCTATTACCAGGGTCTTTTGAACATCGAGGAGTTCGTGGTCAGGCCGCTGTTTTCAAACCTGGGGGTGGTGATGCTCTTTTTGATTCCGATGCTCACCATGCGGCTGGTAGCCGAGGAAAAGGGCTCCGGCACCCTGAAGCTTCTGATCTCCTATCCGGTCAGAGACATCGACGTGCTCTTCGCCAAGTATCTGGCGGCCCTCTCCATGCTTGTCGCCATGTTACTGCTCACCTTCCCGGTGCCGTTGTTCCTGTTCCTCTACGGCAATCCGGAGCTGGGGCCCCTGCTCTCCAATTACCTGGGGCTCTTCCTGTTGGGCGGCGCGTTTATTGCTCTGGGTATATTCGCCTCGTCGATTACCGAGCGGCAGGTCGTCGCATCGGTGCTCACCTTCGGCGCGCTGATACTGTTCTGGGTGATCAACTGGGCCCAGGAGCTGACGGAGCTGAACCTGGGGATCATCCTTGAGGATCTCTCCATCTTCACCCATTTTGAGAATTTCACCAAGGGCATTATCATCACCCACGACGTGGTGTATTATGTTCTCTTCACGGTCTTCTTCCTGTTCTTGGCCTATACGGCCCTGCAGTCCCGCAGCTGGAGGAGCAACTAA
- a CDS encoding radical SAM protein: MVITSTGVGFEQGPIRPPSEAASLLIRLNRNCPWNKCTFCPVYKGTRFSLREVDDIIDDIDVMARMADAVRSLSWKLGFGGEVNRRVAEKVFSGALGNSEQVKYIAYWLYHGGAHAFLQDANSLVMKPADIIRVLEHVKKAFPHIERITTYARAATAAKLSLDELQDMRNAGLTRVHIGLESGSDEVLKLVRKGATQKQQIEGGRKVVEAGLELSEYIMPGLGGKRLTTEHARETALCLSAVNPHFIRIRSFHAHRIMPIYEDVLSGDFELLTDDEVVSEIRRIIEGLEGIESYIASDHILNLLEEVEGQLPGDTEAILGIIDRYLGMDDDDRLLFRIGRRAGFLRRTGDLDAVENRERALRVKRRLSESDDVDIDTAVRGLMNGYI; this comes from the coding sequence ATGGTTATTACTTCTACAGGGGTCGGCTTCGAGCAGGGTCCCATCAGACCCCCCAGCGAGGCCGCCAGCCTTCTTATACGACTGAACAGAAACTGCCCCTGGAACAAGTGTACCTTCTGCCCGGTGTACAAGGGGACACGCTTTTCCCTCAGGGAGGTCGATGACATTATCGATGACATCGACGTCATGGCCCGGATGGCCGACGCCGTGAGATCTTTGTCGTGGAAACTGGGCTTCGGCGGCGAGGTGAACCGCCGGGTGGCGGAAAAAGTCTTCTCCGGCGCCCTGGGTAATTCAGAACAGGTCAAGTATATCGCATACTGGCTCTATCATGGAGGCGCACACGCCTTCCTGCAGGACGCCAACAGTCTGGTAATGAAGCCGGCGGACATCATCCGGGTGCTTGAACACGTGAAGAAAGCCTTCCCCCACATCGAGCGGATCACCACCTACGCCCGGGCCGCCACCGCCGCCAAATTGTCGCTGGACGAGCTTCAAGACATGCGAAACGCCGGATTGACCCGGGTGCACATCGGTCTGGAAAGCGGCTCCGACGAAGTGCTGAAACTGGTGAGAAAGGGCGCCACTCAGAAACAGCAGATTGAAGGGGGAAGAAAGGTGGTGGAGGCGGGGCTTGAGCTGTCCGAGTACATCATGCCGGGACTCGGGGGAAAAAGGCTGACCACGGAACACGCCCGGGAGACGGCGCTTTGCCTTTCGGCCGTCAACCCCCACTTCATCCGCATCAGGTCCTTTCACGCCCACCGGATCATGCCGATTTATGAAGATGTGCTCTCCGGCGATTTCGAGCTCCTCACCGACGACGAGGTCGTCTCCGAGATCAGGCGGATCATCGAGGGACTCGAAGGCATCGAAAGCTACATCGCCAGCGATCACATTCTGAACCTACTGGAGGAGGTGGAGGGACAACTGCCGGGCGATACGGAGGCGATACTGGGAATTATCGACCGCTACCTGGGCATGGATGACGACGACCGACTCCTCTTTCGCATCGGGAGGCGGGCCGGCTTCCTCCGCCGGACGGGGGACCTGGACGCGGTTGAAAACAGGGAGCGGGCCCTGCGGGTCAAGCGGCGGCTTTCGGAATCCGACGACGTCGATATCGATACCGCCGTACGGGGCCTGATGAATGGATACATTTAA
- the yacG gene encoding DNA gyrase inhibitor YacG, translating to MTKKRTEGVRCPRCDTSARDEFFPFCSDRCRLIDLARWINGDYRIPAEDVTDEETGTVVRRENTVIH from the coding sequence ATGACCAAGAAACGCACCGAAGGAGTTCGATGTCCCCGGTGCGACACATCGGCGCGGGACGAGTTTTTCCCCTTCTGTTCCGACCGGTGTCGCCTCATCGATTTGGCACGCTGGATCAATGGAGATTACCGCATACCGGCCGAAGACGTGACGGACGAGGAAACCGGCACCGTCGTTCGGCGCGAAAACACGGTGATTCACTGA
- a CDS encoding heavy metal-binding domain-containing protein encodes MTDEKEIILSTTHDIPGRRIAGIVGIVSGEAVVGVGGLKGMGRAVRDVVGARSNLHEDQVRTAREAAISRMCSEARKQGADGAVGVSFSYQSLSGGELLLVAVVGTAVILGEETEG; translated from the coding sequence ATGACGGACGAGAAAGAAATCATCCTCTCCACCACACACGACATCCCCGGGCGACGGATAGCGGGAATTGTCGGTATCGTTTCCGGCGAGGCGGTGGTGGGTGTAGGAGGGCTCAAGGGAATGGGCCGGGCGGTGAGGGACGTCGTGGGTGCCCGGTCGAATCTTCATGAGGACCAGGTGCGAACGGCCCGTGAGGCCGCGATATCGCGGATGTGCTCCGAGGCCCGAAAACAGGGGGCGGACGGGGCGGTGGGCGTTTCCTTCTCCTACCAGTCCCTGAGCGGGGGAGAATTGCTCCTTGTCGCTGTTGTGGGAACGGCGGTTATACTGGGGGAGGAGACAGAGGGATAG